Proteins from a single region of Belliella baltica DSM 15883:
- a CDS encoding SprT-like domain-containing protein — MIYSYIRPVNRDQNFYEAFEKHVPKGAVNYCFDIWKEDPFNFYITKERNTKLGDFRYRRDKKVQTITINHNLNPYQFLITYVHEVAHYRAFTKFGLSIKPHGLEWKKYFQELMEPLLDVSIFPRDVLIPLKRHMMNPKASSGADFFLMVELRKFDRSEKSDELQYLQQVKKGTQFEIQGRLFEKLETRRTRVLCLEVNSGKKYLISSHAEVKIKN; from the coding sequence TTGATCTATTCTTATATTCGCCCTGTGAATAGAGATCAGAATTTTTATGAAGCTTTCGAAAAGCATGTGCCTAAAGGAGCCGTAAATTATTGTTTTGACATCTGGAAAGAAGACCCTTTTAATTTCTATATAACAAAGGAAAGAAATACCAAGCTTGGAGACTTTCGCTATAGAAGAGACAAAAAAGTACAAACGATCACAATCAACCACAATTTAAATCCTTATCAATTTCTGATCACATATGTTCACGAAGTAGCCCATTACCGAGCATTTACAAAGTTTGGTCTCAGCATCAAACCCCACGGTTTAGAATGGAAAAAGTATTTTCAGGAATTAATGGAGCCTTTGCTTGATGTGAGTATTTTTCCCAGAGATGTATTAATTCCACTCAAAAGACACATGATGAATCCGAAAGCAAGTTCAGGAGCTGACTTTTTCTTGATGGTAGAGCTGCGCAAATTTGATCGTTCTGAAAAAAGTGATGAATTGCAATATTTACAACAAGTCAAAAAAGGAACACAATTCGAAATCCAAGGCCGCCTCTTTGAAAAATTAGAAACTCGTCGCACTCGCGTTCTTTGTTTAGAAGTTAATTCAGGTAAAAAATACTTGATCTCAAGTCATGCAGAAGTTAAAATCAAAAATTAG
- the scpB gene encoding SMC-Scp complex subunit ScpB, whose amino-acid sequence MDFLHRHIEALVFCSPSPISIDDIQKCLSEMFESEIPKEHILAAISDLRLKYAAEDFSFGFEQIAGGYQFLTKPAYQSSISILLKQQSQKRLSTAQLETLSIIAYKQPVTKTEVEQIRGVNCDYSIQKLLEKELLTIRGKAETIGRPILYGTSEKFMEYFGINSLSELPQPKDFTTEENQIGESKD is encoded by the coding sequence TTGGACTTTCTACATAGACATATTGAAGCATTGGTCTTTTGCTCTCCTTCTCCAATCAGCATAGATGATATTCAAAAGTGTCTTTCTGAAATGTTTGAATCAGAGATACCAAAAGAGCATATTTTAGCTGCAATTTCAGATTTGCGGTTGAAGTATGCTGCTGAGGATTTTTCATTTGGATTTGAGCAAATTGCTGGTGGATATCAGTTTTTAACCAAGCCAGCATATCAAAGTAGTATTTCGATTTTGCTCAAGCAACAATCGCAAAAGCGTCTCTCAACTGCACAATTGGAGACACTTTCTATTATTGCTTATAAACAGCCTGTTACAAAGACAGAAGTAGAGCAAATCCGAGGAGTAAACTGTGATTATTCTATACAAAAATTATTAGAAAAGGAGCTTCTTACCATTAGGGGAAAAGCGGAAACTATAGGCAGACCCATATTGTATGGCACGAGTGAAAAGTTCATGGAGTACTTTGGAATCAATAGCCTTTCTGAACTTCCACAGCCGAAGGATTTTACTACTGAAGAAAATCAAATTGGGGAGTCAAAAGACTAA
- a CDS encoding TraR/DksA family transcriptional regulator, with the protein MSQDQKTAYSPDELKEFEEIILQKLSVAKAELNSLKETLSKKNDSGTDFTASTSKLLEDGADTLERENMSQLAARQQKFIINLENALVRIKNGTYGVCVDTGKLIAKERLKAVPHTMHSIEAKLAKR; encoded by the coding sequence ATGAGTCAAGACCAAAAAACAGCTTATTCCCCAGATGAACTTAAGGAATTTGAAGAAATAATTTTACAAAAACTTAGTGTAGCTAAAGCAGAGTTAAATTCATTAAAAGAAACGCTAAGCAAAAAAAACGATAGTGGTACTGACTTTACTGCTTCGACCTCAAAACTTTTGGAGGATGGTGCTGATACGCTAGAAAGAGAAAATATGAGTCAGTTGGCGGCAAGACAGCAGAAGTTCATCATCAATTTGGAAAATGCCCTTGTTAGAATTAAGAATGGCACTTACGGAGTTTGTGTTGATACAGGAAAATTAATCGCCAAAGAAAGATTGAAAGCTGTTCCTCACACAATGCATTCTATTGAAGCAAAATTAGCTAAAAGATAA
- a CDS encoding lamin tail domain-containing protein, protein MRILYFVWGFLAFSLLRFGFFETAQTLAQVQDFESNFEIVNHPDEFLPFWSANEVRSTSARIFQINQEGRSNSRALAVQPISTFDGVIYTQVNLSDIVDPKIAFFAKTIQNGAGNRSALVFISFSNDQIQYSSPIQVGEDETFSNENSEFKLYELEIPESYTELVYLKIEVKYGSGSGSAARFVMDDFGVFPGAEQVDPIRIDQVLILNPYELQIQFDRAVRSFELSQVNLDGLQIENIIHIEEKLVNIQTIDPFPKGRIMLLLEDIWSEQGDLTEQIDFEIDNEKIQLGQILVENPKQMRLSFSQPYLEADVSQTSKFTINGKSPLEIRIDENVFSIHLELNDELVVDQEVHVEVNSIRNLDLENGEPQRRNFLYTDEIEAVFAVNTNQINISSSVNLDFSSFEGQDFSVLDSDFVFSEIENSDDQKSFLLNSTTDFEENVVYTLSIPPRKSSNGKLLNGSFRDFVWDATPPEIVRVVGIREDELLVIFSEPIDPVFGLISNNYSIADQFPTSVIVQENSSSILLKWDLDFQDQIEYSLEVSGIPDLAGNFMESISFQFTFEAAKSLSFKNLIINEIMPAPRAGNSLPNVEYVELFNPSDNPIALGGFQLANSRRTTTLPNEVILPLEYVILCPRTQISQFTNYGRVMGLTNWPTLLNAADQIKLFDDGGFVIDSLNYTTASFGGSSFASGGYSLEVVNPFITCNLSGNVKTAIAAERGTPGKINSVFDETPDMTNPVLLSAKMIHSNQVLLEFSKSLSLNFDNISWEINPNLVIQSVGIGNNQESLIVTFESIIQEGLQYLIRVTGLRDCVGNLIQDGENETYFTIPSPAESGDVIINEVLFNANTGGPKFVEVYNHSDKFINLKDWKLANLSSEGEIANRRIVANNDLIIAPKSFFVFTTDGNRLLSEYPKGNSNNFVELSSLPSYPQAAGNVVWLDPEEELVDIFSYTEKMHHRLLKEVRGVSLERLSPTEPTQNPENWKSASASVGFASPGLKNSNLFEGSEEFGIEINPKVFVPDAPGEQNFTTLTYKMDQAGSLATIRIYSVSGHLIRELCQNDIWGTSGFYTWDGTDSSNIKVRSGYYIITIDIFDMQGNVSQIKKTVVVGTKF, encoded by the coding sequence ATGAGAATTCTTTATTTTGTTTGGGGTTTTCTTGCTTTTTCCCTACTCAGATTTGGGTTTTTTGAAACTGCCCAAACATTAGCTCAAGTTCAGGATTTTGAAAGCAACTTTGAGATAGTCAATCATCCTGATGAATTTTTACCTTTTTGGTCTGCAAATGAAGTTAGAAGTACTTCGGCGAGAATCTTCCAAATCAATCAAGAAGGAAGAAGCAACTCCAGAGCATTGGCGGTTCAGCCGATTAGTACTTTTGATGGTGTTATTTACACACAAGTAAATTTGTCCGACATCGTTGATCCCAAAATTGCATTTTTTGCGAAAACTATTCAAAATGGAGCTGGTAATCGTTCGGCTTTGGTTTTTATATCTTTTTCCAATGATCAAATTCAATATTCTTCCCCTATTCAAGTCGGAGAAGATGAAACATTCAGTAATGAAAATTCAGAATTCAAATTATATGAATTGGAAATCCCAGAAAGCTATACTGAGCTTGTTTATTTGAAAATTGAAGTCAAGTATGGCTCAGGTTCAGGTTCTGCAGCAAGATTTGTGATGGATGACTTTGGTGTTTTTCCAGGTGCCGAGCAAGTAGATCCGATTCGAATTGATCAAGTTTTAATTTTGAACCCTTACGAGTTACAAATTCAATTTGATAGAGCTGTTCGGAGTTTTGAATTATCTCAGGTTAATCTTGATGGTTTACAAATCGAAAATATCATTCATATAGAAGAAAAGTTAGTGAACATTCAAACTATCGATCCATTTCCAAAAGGTAGGATTATGCTTCTCCTAGAAGATATTTGGTCTGAGCAAGGTGATCTGACTGAGCAAATTGATTTTGAAATTGACAATGAAAAGATTCAGTTGGGACAAATTCTAGTCGAAAATCCAAAGCAGATGAGACTGAGCTTTAGCCAACCTTATTTGGAAGCGGATGTTAGTCAAACTTCCAAGTTCACTATAAATGGGAAAAGTCCTCTAGAAATTCGAATCGATGAAAATGTATTTTCAATTCATTTAGAATTAAATGATGAGCTTGTTGTAGATCAAGAAGTCCATGTAGAGGTCAATTCGATCAGAAATTTAGATTTAGAAAATGGAGAACCTCAAAGACGGAATTTTTTATATACAGATGAAATTGAAGCTGTCTTCGCAGTGAATACAAATCAAATCAATATAAGTTCTTCAGTAAATTTGGATTTTTCTTCTTTTGAAGGGCAGGATTTTTCTGTTTTAGATTCAGATTTTGTTTTTTCTGAAATCGAGAATTCAGACGACCAAAAATCATTTCTACTTAATTCCACTACTGATTTTGAGGAGAATGTCGTGTACACGCTAAGTATTCCACCAAGGAAATCATCTAATGGAAAATTACTCAATGGCTCGTTCAGAGATTTTGTTTGGGATGCTACTCCACCAGAAATTGTCCGAGTAGTTGGAATTAGAGAAGATGAGCTTTTGGTGATTTTTTCGGAACCCATAGATCCTGTTTTTGGATTGATTTCAAACAATTATAGCATTGCTGACCAATTCCCAACGAGCGTAATTGTTCAAGAAAATTCGAGCTCTATTCTTTTAAAGTGGGATCTTGATTTTCAAGATCAAATTGAATATTCTCTTGAAGTTTCAGGAATTCCTGATTTGGCGGGGAATTTTATGGAGTCAATTTCTTTTCAATTTACTTTTGAGGCGGCAAAAAGCCTTTCATTCAAAAATCTAATCATCAATGAAATTATGCCTGCTCCAAGAGCTGGAAATTCACTTCCTAATGTGGAATATGTAGAGCTTTTCAATCCTAGTGATAATCCGATTGCTTTAGGAGGATTTCAATTAGCAAATTCTCGAAGAACGACCACTTTGCCCAACGAAGTAATCTTGCCTCTTGAATATGTTATTCTCTGTCCACGAACACAAATCTCTCAATTCACAAATTACGGGAGGGTGATGGGTTTGACTAATTGGCCAACCTTATTGAATGCTGCAGATCAAATTAAACTCTTTGATGACGGAGGGTTTGTTATTGACAGTTTGAATTATACGACTGCAAGTTTTGGGGGTAGTTCTTTTGCTTCGGGTGGGTATAGCTTGGAAGTTGTCAATCCATTTATCACTTGTAATTTATCTGGAAATGTAAAAACTGCTATTGCAGCCGAGCGTGGGACACCAGGAAAAATCAATTCTGTATTTGACGAAACCCCTGATATGACGAATCCTGTTTTGCTTTCAGCAAAAATGATTCATTCAAATCAGGTCTTGCTGGAGTTTTCGAAAAGCTTAAGTCTCAATTTTGATAATATTTCTTGGGAAATCAATCCGAATTTGGTTATTCAATCAGTGGGGATAGGAAATAATCAAGAAAGTTTGATTGTAACTTTTGAAAGCATCATTCAAGAGGGTCTACAATATTTGATTCGTGTCACTGGTTTAAGAGATTGTGTTGGAAACTTGATTCAAGATGGGGAGAATGAAACCTATTTTACCATTCCATCTCCAGCTGAATCAGGTGATGTTATAATTAACGAGGTACTTTTCAATGCCAATACTGGAGGACCGAAATTTGTTGAAGTGTACAACCACTCAGATAAATTTATCAATTTGAAAGACTGGAAATTGGCGAATTTAAGTTCAGAAGGAGAGATTGCAAACCGAAGAATTGTCGCAAATAATGATTTGATTATAGCTCCGAAAAGTTTTTTTGTTTTCACAACAGATGGCAACAGACTTCTATCAGAGTACCCTAAAGGGAATAGCAACAACTTTGTAGAACTTTCTTCCCTGCCAAGTTACCCTCAAGCAGCAGGGAACGTTGTCTGGCTTGACCCTGAGGAAGAGCTAGTTGATATTTTTTCTTATACCGAAAAGATGCATCATCGATTATTGAAAGAAGTTAGAGGGGTTTCACTTGAACGACTCTCTCCTACCGAGCCAACTCAAAATCCAGAAAATTGGAAATCTGCATCTGCTTCAGTTGGGTTTGCGAGTCCAGGATTGAAGAACTCCAACTTATTTGAAGGCTCAGAAGAGTTTGGCATAGAAATCAATCCAAAGGTGTTTGTGCCAGATGCTCCAGGAGAGCAAAATTTCACTACGCTTACATACAAAATGGATCAAGCCGGCAGTTTAGCAACAATCAGAATCTACTCAGTAAGTGGTCATCTGATACGCGAATTGTGTCAGAATGATATTTGGGGTACATCTGGATTTTACACTTGGGATGGAACAGATTCAAGTAATATAAAGGTTAGATCTGGTTATTATATTATCACAATTGACATTTTTGATATGCAGGGAAATGTAAGTCAAATCAAAAAAACTGTGGTTGTCGGAACAAAATTTTAG
- a CDS encoding aspartate-semialdehyde dehydrogenase — protein sequence MKLAVVGATGLVGSEILEVLAEHNFQFDELLLVASERSAGKKMTYKSKEYTVIGLKQAVSEKPDIAIFSAGGDTSKEWAPQFAAAGTIVIDNSSAWRMDPTKKLVVPEINAKDLRIDDRIIANPNCSTIQMVLALEPLRAKYGIKRIVVSTYQSVTGTGKAAVDQMMAERAGEKAEMVYPHKIDLNVLPHIDVFQPNGYTKEEMKMINETKKIFNDDSIQVTATTVRIPTMGGHSEAVNVEFHKDFDLEEVKNLLTAAPGIIVQDDPANNVYPMPLTAHKKDEVFVGRLRRDESQANTLNMWIVADNLRKGAATNAVQIAEYLVEHNLV from the coding sequence ATGAAACTAGCCGTTGTAGGAGCTACCGGATTGGTAGGCTCAGAAATCCTAGAAGTGCTGGCAGAGCACAATTTCCAATTTGATGAATTACTCTTGGTTGCAAGTGAAAGATCCGCAGGCAAAAAGATGACCTATAAGAGTAAGGAATATACGGTAATTGGACTCAAACAGGCAGTTTCTGAGAAGCCTGACATCGCTATTTTTTCGGCAGGAGGTGACACTTCCAAAGAATGGGCTCCACAATTTGCGGCAGCGGGTACCATTGTCATCGATAATTCATCCGCTTGGAGAATGGATCCCACCAAGAAGCTGGTTGTCCCTGAAATCAACGCCAAAGACCTTCGAATTGATGATAGAATCATCGCTAACCCAAACTGTTCTACCATTCAAATGGTCTTGGCACTTGAGCCTTTGAGAGCAAAATATGGGATCAAAAGAATCGTAGTGTCCACTTATCAGTCTGTAACGGGTACAGGAAAAGCCGCAGTGGATCAAATGATGGCTGAACGCGCTGGAGAAAAAGCAGAAATGGTCTATCCACATAAAATTGACTTGAATGTACTTCCTCATATCGACGTATTCCAGCCAAACGGATACACCAAAGAAGAGATGAAGATGATCAACGAGACCAAGAAAATCTTCAACGATGACAGTATCCAAGTCACGGCAACAACCGTAAGAATCCCAACAATGGGTGGCCACTCTGAAGCTGTCAATGTGGAGTTCCACAAAGATTTTGACTTGGAGGAAGTGAAAAATCTTCTTACTGCAGCTCCAGGCATAATTGTACAAGATGATCCGGCTAACAATGTGTATCCAATGCCATTGACAGCACACAAAAAAGATGAAGTATTTGTAGGAAGATTGAGAAGAGATGAATCCCAAGCAAATACATTGAATATGTGGATTGTAGCAGACAACTTAAGAAAGGGTGCTGCTACCAATGCCGTGCAAATCGCAGAATACTTAGTAGAACACAACTTGGTATAA
- a CDS encoding THUMP-like domain-containing protein, with product MEFSQFDTETFKQFVQDHLHEDPAQLLLKYAGKTEFDLKFAVQQIQARQKAKNKIPSWAVNPNLLFPASISMEQASSEDTALFKAELVKGKSMIDFTGGLGIDTYFLAQNFEKAIYCERQEDLAKLSEHNFKQLSNDKFTVIHGDSLDFLSKSQENFDLIYVDPARRGGQNQKLYKLADCEPNVVQHWGLLKSKAKTILIKASPMLDIKQVLIEIPEIQQVWVISVRNEVKEVLLKWQQEPKIEYQKIIAIDLHHDGKREFSFTFEAEEEAESVFGAAGSYLIEPTSSILKAGAFKLFGQQFGLKKLHPNSHLFTCDALPAEQIPGRVFKILQEVENPKKELKQLVPSGKVNVITRNYILSPDDFKKKYKLKDGGTHFLIGTKSREKYVLYLAELAR from the coding sequence TTGGAATTTAGCCAATTCGATACTGAAACATTCAAACAATTTGTGCAGGATCATCTTCATGAAGATCCTGCACAATTGCTTTTAAAATACGCTGGGAAGACCGAATTTGATCTCAAGTTTGCAGTACAGCAAATCCAAGCAAGGCAAAAAGCCAAAAACAAAATCCCCTCTTGGGCTGTAAACCCAAATTTGCTTTTTCCAGCATCCATTTCTATGGAGCAGGCTTCCTCAGAAGATACAGCTCTTTTTAAGGCTGAATTGGTAAAAGGAAAATCCATGATCGACTTTACCGGAGGTCTGGGAATTGACACTTATTTTTTGGCCCAGAATTTCGAAAAAGCAATCTACTGCGAAAGACAGGAAGATCTAGCTAAACTTTCTGAACATAATTTCAAGCAACTCTCTAACGATAAATTCACAGTCATCCATGGCGACAGCTTGGATTTCCTTTCCAAAAGTCAAGAGAATTTCGACCTGATTTATGTAGATCCTGCGCGTCGTGGTGGACAAAACCAAAAACTTTACAAATTGGCAGATTGTGAACCTAATGTCGTACAGCATTGGGGTTTGTTGAAATCTAAAGCTAAAACCATTCTAATCAAAGCCTCTCCAATGCTTGACATCAAGCAAGTACTAATTGAGATTCCAGAAATCCAACAAGTGTGGGTCATCTCTGTCCGCAATGAAGTCAAAGAAGTGCTCCTCAAATGGCAGCAAGAACCCAAAATAGAGTACCAAAAAATCATTGCTATCGATCTACACCACGATGGGAAAAGAGAATTCTCTTTCACTTTTGAAGCGGAAGAAGAAGCAGAAAGTGTTTTTGGGGCGGCAGGGAGCTATCTTATCGAACCTACGTCAAGTATCCTCAAAGCGGGTGCTTTTAAGCTATTTGGGCAGCAATTCGGTTTGAAAAAACTACACCCTAATAGTCATCTTTTTACTTGTGATGCATTACCAGCTGAACAGATACCTGGACGGGTTTTTAAAATATTACAAGAAGTCGAAAATCCTAAAAAGGAATTGAAACAGCTAGTTCCATCTGGAAAAGTCAATGTCATTACGAGAAATTATATACTCTCTCCAGACGATTTCAAGAAAAAATACAAACTCAAAGACGGCGGTACACATTTCCTGATTGGGACCAAATCCAGGGAAAAGTATGTGTTGTATTTGGCAGAATTAGCTAGATAA
- the rhuM gene encoding RhuM family protein, translated as MLETTASDGKNYKTKFYNLDAIISVGYLVNSAKATQFRIWATKTLREYIFKGFVLDDDRLKQGETLFRQRNQKTEKIKAWI; from the coding sequence ATTTTGGAAACAACTGCTTCTGATGGAAAAAACTACAAGACAAAGTTTTACAATCTTGATGCAATTATTTCTGTAGGCTACCTGGTAAATTCTGCTAAAGCTACCCAATTCAGAATCTGGGCGACTAAAACATTGCGAGAATATATCTTCAAGGGATTTGTGCTTGATGATGACCGATTGAAGCAAGGGGAAACACTTTTTCGACAAAGAAATCAAAAGACTGAAAAAATAAAAGCTTGGATTTGA
- the pheS gene encoding phenylalanine--tRNA ligase subunit alpha: MQQEKIDAIKSEIAATDAQNADELEAYRMKYISKKSVVGELFAEMRNIPNEEKKAYGQLINEVKVLAEEKFQVLIDKVNSSQKQSKTQDRDLTLPPTNVSVGGIHPLTATRQRIIEIFERIGFNLSEGPEIEDDWHNFTALNFPENHPAREMQDTFFIEKNPDIALRTHTSSVQVRVMENQKPPIRTLSPGRVYRNEAISARAHCIFHQVEGLYVDENVGFADLKNTLYHFAKEMFGKETKVRFRPSYFPFTEPSAEIDISCQLCGGSGCNVCKGSGWVEIGGSGMVDPNVLENCGIDSKKYTGFAFGMGIERIAMLKYQIKDLRLFTENDVRFLKQFRPML, encoded by the coding sequence ATGCAACAAGAGAAAATAGATGCAATAAAATCTGAAATAGCCGCCACAGATGCTCAAAACGCAGATGAGCTGGAGGCTTACAGAATGAAATATATCAGTAAAAAAAGTGTCGTTGGGGAGCTTTTTGCTGAAATGAGAAATATCCCTAATGAAGAAAAGAAAGCTTACGGTCAGTTGATCAATGAGGTGAAAGTTCTTGCCGAGGAGAAGTTTCAAGTATTGATCGATAAAGTAAATAGCAGCCAAAAGCAATCAAAAACTCAAGATAGAGACCTGACGCTACCGCCAACAAACGTGAGCGTTGGAGGGATTCATCCTTTGACGGCTACTCGTCAGCGAATTATTGAGATTTTTGAAAGAATTGGCTTTAATCTTTCTGAAGGGCCAGAAATCGAAGATGATTGGCATAATTTCACGGCTTTAAATTTCCCTGAAAATCATCCTGCTAGAGAAATGCAGGATACTTTCTTTATTGAGAAAAATCCTGATATCGCTTTGAGAACGCATACTTCGTCTGTTCAGGTAAGGGTGATGGAAAATCAAAAACCACCTATTCGGACACTTTCACCAGGAAGGGTTTACAGAAATGAAGCGATCTCAGCAAGAGCACATTGTATCTTCCATCAAGTGGAAGGGCTTTATGTGGATGAAAATGTGGGGTTTGCTGATTTGAAAAACACATTATATCATTTTGCAAAGGAGATGTTTGGGAAGGAGACAAAAGTGAGATTCAGACCTTCCTACTTCCCATTTACTGAACCAAGTGCGGAGATTGATATCTCCTGCCAACTCTGTGGAGGCTCTGGCTGTAACGTCTGCAAAGGTTCGGGCTGGGTCGAAATCGGTGGTTCTGGGATGGTAGATCCAAACGTCCTCGAAAACTGCGGTATTGATTCCAAAAAGTACACAGGATTTGCTTTCGGTATGGGAATAGAGCGGATTGCGATGCTCAAGTATCAAATCAAAGATTTAAGACTCTTCACTGAGAATGATGTCAGATTTTTGAAGCAGTTTAGGCCGATGCTGTAA
- a CDS encoding RsmB/NOP family class I SAM-dependent RNA methyltransferase, with protein sequence MKLHTSTVHGVITAIEDIFKNNRYADKVIERTLRSNPKWGARDRGFIAESVYDMVRWWKLINKVSPSDDTYHLFGTYWLLQGNELPDWREFKGIDSKMIEYKFNKIEDRATLQSIPEWLDELGESLLGEKWDSEIETLNTQAEVVLRVNTLKISREDLMNRLAEEGVETYAPKGYKDALVLGKRQNIFRNPAFKAGMFEVQDASSQLVAQALEVEPGMRVIDACAGAGGKSLHLAALMENKGRILSMDIEGWKLQNAKLRARRAGISIIEPRVIEGNKTIKRLKETADRLLLDVPCTGLGVLRRNPDTKWKISPASVTKVQEIQQEIIQSYSTMVKPGGIMVYATCSILPSENQDQVAKFLSSEKGKPFELIEDHKVLAQESGFDGFYIAKLKKKA encoded by the coding sequence ATGAAACTTCACACCAGTACAGTCCACGGAGTCATCACGGCAATAGAGGATATTTTCAAGAATAATAGATATGCAGATAAAGTAATAGAAAGGACACTACGCTCTAATCCCAAATGGGGAGCGAGAGACAGAGGTTTCATTGCAGAGTCTGTTTATGATATGGTTCGCTGGTGGAAACTAATCAACAAAGTAAGCCCATCAGATGATACGTATCATTTGTTTGGTACATATTGGCTACTTCAAGGGAACGAGTTACCTGATTGGCGTGAGTTCAAAGGTATTGATTCCAAGATGATAGAATATAAGTTCAATAAAATTGAAGATAGAGCCACACTTCAGTCTATTCCTGAATGGCTAGATGAGTTGGGCGAAAGTCTTCTTGGAGAAAAATGGGATTCGGAAATAGAAACTTTGAATACCCAAGCAGAAGTAGTCTTAAGAGTGAATACATTAAAGATTTCTAGAGAAGATTTGATGAATCGCTTGGCAGAAGAAGGTGTCGAAACCTATGCGCCTAAAGGGTATAAAGATGCTTTGGTGTTGGGCAAAAGACAAAATATTTTTAGAAATCCAGCTTTCAAAGCGGGCATGTTTGAAGTACAGGATGCATCCTCACAATTGGTTGCGCAGGCTTTAGAAGTTGAACCTGGAATGCGCGTGATCGATGCATGTGCGGGAGCTGGAGGGAAATCATTGCACCTTGCTGCCTTGATGGAAAATAAGGGTAGAATCCTTTCTATGGACATCGAAGGTTGGAAGCTTCAAAATGCTAAATTGAGAGCGAGGAGAGCTGGTATCAGCATTATTGAACCACGAGTAATTGAAGGGAATAAGACTATCAAAAGACTCAAAGAAACAGCAGATCGACTTTTGTTAGATGTACCTTGTACTGGACTTGGTGTTTTGAGAAGAAACCCAGATACCAAATGGAAAATATCTCCTGCGTCAGTTACTAAAGTTCAAGAAATCCAGCAAGAAATTATTCAAAGTTATTCAACTATGGTCAAGCCGGGTGGAATTATGGTTTATGCGACTTGCAGTATTTTGCCAAGTGAAAATCAAGATCAAGTAGCCAAATTCCTTTCCTCAGAAAAAGGGAAGCCTTTTGAATTGATTGAAGATCACAAAGTGTTGGCACAAGAAAGTGGTTTTGATGGATTTTATATTGCCAAACTCAAAAAGAAAGCTTAA